The sequence ATTGCCCGGATTATCGGAGCATCAAACGCAGCAAAGGGCCTTTCTGGTGGAGATAATACGGTTACCATGGAGCAGGTATACGAATGGAACCCAAGTTCTGTCGTCCTTCTTCCCTATTGCCCGGCTAGTGTAGAAGATATTCTGGCTGACCCTGCCTGGCAGTCTCTTTCAGCGGTCAAGGAGAAGCAGGTTTTCAGGATGCCGAAGTACCTCATGAGCTGGGAACTTCCGGTACCTGAGTCAATTCTCGGAACTCTCTGGCTCCAGAGTGTCATATATCCGGAATCGGTTTCCTTTGATATCAAAGATGAAATTAAGAGCTTTTATAAAAAGTTCTATCGGATTGACCTGACTGATAAAGATGTTGAGAACATTTTTTCAGACACCACGAAGGTCACTCTGAATAAACCGAAACAATAACTTTTTTTTGGTGACCAGAATGGAATGCGAAATGTGTGGTCACCGGTGTAGTATTCAGGAAGGAGGATATGGAAGATGCAGGATGTATACCTGCATCAATGGGGAGATTTTAGAACGTTTCCCTAATCGGTACCTGGCTCTCTGGCCGAGTGCAATTGAAACCATTCCTTTTCTCCATTATACTCCTGGTGGACGTTATCTCCTCCTCTCTACTATCGGTTGTAATCTCTCATGTGAAGGGTGCGTCTCGTATGTTCTGGCAAAGAACCAGGATTTGCTAACTGATGCTCTTATTCATGCCGAATCATCAGACATTCTTCGCATGGCAAAAGATAACGACTGTATCGGGGCGGTCTTTTGTCTGAATGAGCCAACAGTCTCACTCGGGACGGTTACCCGTGTTGCCCGGGAGCTGCATACGGCCGGATTATCCATGGGGTGTGCCTCGAATGGATGTATGTCGGAAAAAGCGCTGGATATTCTTTTAGACCATATGGATTTTATCACCATCGGACTGAAAGGACTGTCAGAACATGGATACCAGGATAACGGGGCGCCTTGTAATGTTGAACATGTCTTTCAAACCCTGAAGACGATTCATTCCAGAAACATACATCTTGAGGTTGCTGCAGTATGCAAAACATCAGACATGGAAGAGATTGTTTCTATTGCGCAGCGGATACAGGAGATATCTGCTGATATTCCTCTCCATGTCATGCGGTTTATTCCCTTTCATGGAGCAGATACTGCGCTTGAACCCTCTGCTACCGTGGCTGAGGATCTGATCTCAGCCTGCAGGAAATATCTGCCATGGGTATACCTTTTTAACACGCCCTCAACCCGTTATTTGAATTCATACTGTCCGGAATGTAATGAATTACTTGTTGAACGATCATTTAATGGACCGATGGGAGCCCGGTTTTCAGGTCACTATACGCCAGTATGCCCTTCCTGTCATTATTCCATCCCAGTCAGAGGAACATGGTATTCCCAACACTATCCTGAACCCCGATTCAGAGGTGGATACAGGACACCGGTAGCACTTGACATGGTGTATAGTATTCTAAAAGCGGTGGGAATCTCTGATGATACAACGATAGGATTAATATTAACAAAATTGTTGTCCAACGATTATCTGGAGCAGTTACAGAACCGGTTACAGACTCCGAAAGGATATATCGAATTTTTACAGGTATTACAACAATGGTCAGGAACTTCATCATTTCATCCGGTTATCAGATTCCTCTCAGAAAGAGTTCAGATAATTGAGAAAAATTCCGATATGCCAAATAAACCTCGGGTTCTCTCAGTCCTTTCGCATCCGCTCCTCCCCTCATATCCGGATAAAATGGAAAATACACTCATTTCTTTGGCAGGAGGAGAGGTATTAAATTATAATCTGGGATATGATGAACAATCATCCGAACGATTCACCCGGGATGCATTTCAAAAATTACAACCGGATATCCTTGTTGTTTCTGGTCCAGGTCATCTGACACACCAGAATTTTGTTGATTTATGTATAAGAGAAAACCTTACCGCTCCTGCTCTAGAGGAAAATAATATTTTCATAGTATCTGGAGCACATATGAGAACCGGCCCATCATGGATTCTGACCTTAGAATCATTAGCGAATTATCTTCATCCGGATATTTTTGATTTTGACCTGAAGTATGAAAAAGAGGCTCTTCTTAAAACATTACCCGGACTAGAGTGAACAGGGATATCTAATAGGACAAAACAAAGTCCTTTTTAATTGATGTCTCTGGCAGGTGAAGGTTTTGGAATAAAAACCGTTGAAATCAGGTAATCCCAAAA comes from Methanospirillum hungatei and encodes:
- a CDS encoding radical SAM protein encodes the protein MECEMCGHRCSIQEGGYGRCRMYTCINGEILERFPNRYLALWPSAIETIPFLHYTPGGRYLLLSTIGCNLSCEGCVSYVLAKNQDLLTDALIHAESSDILRMAKDNDCIGAVFCLNEPTVSLGTVTRVARELHTAGLSMGCASNGCMSEKALDILLDHMDFITIGLKGLSEHGYQDNGAPCNVEHVFQTLKTIHSRNIHLEVAAVCKTSDMEEIVSIAQRIQEISADIPLHVMRFIPFHGADTALEPSATVAEDLISACRKYLPWVYLFNTPSTRYLNSYCPECNELLVERSFNGPMGARFSGHYTPVCPSCHYSIPVRGTWYSQHYPEPRFRGGYRTPVALDMVYSILKAVGISDDTTIGLILTKLLSNDYLEQLQNRLQTPKGYIEFLQVLQQWSGTSSFHPVIRFLSERVQIIEKNSDMPNKPRVLSVLSHPLLPSYPDKMENTLISLAGGEVLNYNLGYDEQSSERFTRDAFQKLQPDILVVSGPGHLTHQNFVDLCIRENLTAPALEENNIFIVSGAHMRTGPSWILTLESLANYLHPDIFDFDLKYEKEALLKTLPGLE